Genomic window (Streptomyces sp. NBC_01431):
GGCTGGCGCTCGGCGAGCACGACCTGATCCTCACCGCGGGCGAGGCCGCCGAGTTCGACACGCGCACCCCGCACGGCTTGGCCAACGCGGGCGACCGGCCCGTGGAGTTCCTCTCCCTGTACGGGGCGCAGGGCGAGCGCATGCACGTACGTGCCCAGCCCGCCGCGGACTGACCGGCCGGCTCAGTTCCGGGTGGGCGATGCCGCCTGCCAGCCGTGTTCGAGGAGCTCGAAGGCGCTCTCCACGGCCTTGCGGGAGTCGGCCTGGTCGCGGGCGAGGCCGAGCGTCTCCAGGGCGAACCGTGCCAGGGCAGCACAGGCCGGATCGTCCTCGGGCGCGCCGATGTCCTCGGCGATGGCGTGTGCGAGCGCCACCTCGTGGCGCAGCCACATGCGGTGCGAGTAGTCGCGCAACGCCGGGGTGGCGTCGACCAGTTCGACGAAGCGGATGAACTCCGGGTTCCCGTCCCGGGGGTCAATCTTGTTGCGCAGGATGTGGTCGCACAGCGCGGCGGGGACGGAGCATCCGGCGGGGCGCTCGCGCACCGCGGCGACCAGGGCGGCCTCCTGCCCGGCGTCCTCGTCGAAGAGGAGTGCTTCCTTGCCCGGGAAGTGCTTGAACAACGTGGTCGTGGAGACGTCCGCGGCATCCGCGATGTCCTTGATGCCGACCTGGTCGTAGCCCCGTTCGAGGAACAGCTTCAGCGCTGCGTCCGCCAGCGACTGCCGGGTGGCGGCCTTCTTGCGCTCCCGGCGCCCCATCGTCTCGCTCATGCGGACACCCTACCTCCGCAGTTGACTCGATGGAAAAGTTGCTTCGCTGCACTTTTATCGAGGGAAGCCCCTTGTGAGGCCGAGGCGGTGCGCTCGCGGTTACGACTTACGGCGGGGCTTTCCGCGCTTGGCGCCCTTCGGAGCACCCGAGGCACCGCGGGCGCCCTTGCCGGTGGGCTTGCCCGTCGACTTTCCGGCCGCGGGCTTGCGGGGGGCGCCGCCCTTGTCGGGACGCTTCTTCTTCGGCTGGGGCGGGGTCGGCGTACGGCCGCGGGAGCTGTTCACGGTGCGGCCGCGAACGATCCCGATGAACTCCTCCACCAGATCAGGAGTGACCTCCTCCTCCGGCCACGACAGCGCCACGCGCGACTCGGGGACGCCCGTGATCGTGCGGTAGGTGAGGTCCTTGCGGTGGTAGAGGCGGGCGAGCGACTGCGGCACGACAAGCAGCCCCACCCCGGCCGCCACCAGCTCGATGGCGTCCTCCGTCGTGGCCGGGCGCTCCAGCGCGGACCGGCCCGGCGGGCGCTCCCAGTCGAGGGTGTCGTCCAGCGGGTGCAGCACGATCTCGTCGGCCAGTTCCTCGGCCGACACCTCCTCGACCGCCGCGACGAGGTGGTCCTTGGGGACCACGACGACCGTCGTCTCGGTGTAGAGGGGGATCGCGCTGAGTTCGCTGCGGTCGATCGGCAGCCGCACGAATCCCGCGTCGGCGCCCCGGCCGCGCAGCACGTCGGGCGCCTCGGCGGCGGACACCGTACTGAGGGTCAGGGGGACGTCGGGCAGCCGCTCGTTCCAGATCCGCACCCACTTGCTCGGCGTCACACCCGGAACGTAGGCGAGCCGGAACGATGGGGATTCTTGCGAGCCTGTCACGTGGCCAGGTTACCGGTCGTGGTCGGAGGTATCGCACACGCTCGCTACTCTTGACACATGACGTCGCACCAGACCACCCAGACGATGAAGCCCGCGACCGCGGCGAAGAAGCTGGGTGTGTACCTTGAGGCCACCCCCGCCGAGTTCCAGGAGGGTGTCGTCTCGCGGGCCGAGCTCAACGCCCTGCAGGCAGACCCGCCGCAGTGGCTTCAGGAGCTGCGGCGCACCGGCCCCCACCCGCGGCCCGTCGTCGCGGCGAAGCTGGGCATCTCCATCGCGGGTCTCGCCCGCGGCGGGGTCACCGAAGCCCTCACCACCGAGCAGATCGACGCGCTGAAGCAGGACAACCCCGAGTGGCTCCAGAAGGAGCGGGCCACCCAGGCCGAGGTCCGCAAGGAAGCGGTACGCATCAAGGAGAAGAACAAGGAGAAGGAAGCGCAGCAGGCCGACCAGCCGCGCGCTCCCCGCTCCTGACCCCTCGGGGTACGAGCCCCGTTCCAAGGCGCCGCCGACCGGCGATTATCCCGGTCAGCGGCGCCGTTTCTGTTGCCGTTGCCGTTGCCGTGGGTCCGGTGCGGGGCGCCTGCGGCACACAGCTGCACTCGCGCCAGAGCCGCACCTTGGTCAACAGCAGCCACGGATAAGGAAGTTGGCCCATCCGGCCGTGCAGCCCGCTCCTGACGCCGTGGCGGCGGCCGCCGTACCCGTGGACACGGGGGGCCTCCGGGGGTTCAGTGGGCCCGGGGCCACGCGGGCTCAGGGGCCGTGGGGCCAAACCCCTCAGCTGAAACTGTTCAGGCCACACTGGACAGCCTGGCCTGAAGAAATTACCGTTGGGGCATGGACGACATCGCCGACGGCATCTCCACGTCCGCCCTGCGCGCAGCGCGCGACGTGCGCGTGGTGTTCAACCGGCTGCGCCGCCGGCTCCGGGAAGTCGCCGACATACAGGACCTCACCCCTTCCCAGGTGTCCGCGCTGGCCCTGGTCGACAAGTCCGGGGCCGCGTCGGCCAGCGCCCTGGCGGCGGCGGAGGGCGTACGTCCGCAGTCAATGGCCGCCACCCTCGCCGCCCTCGACCAGCAGGGGCTCATCCAGCGCCGACCGGATCCGCAGGACGGCCGACGTCAGCTGGTCACCCTGACCGAGGCGGGCCGCGAACGGGCCGCCGGCAACCGGCAGGCCCGGGTGGAATGGCTGACCCGCGCCCTTCAGGACCGCTGCACGGAGGAGGAACGCGGCACGATCATCGAAGCGATGGCCCTGATGGAACGGCTCGCCCAGCCATGAGGGACACACCGTCCACACGAAAGGCCACCATCAGCATGGCTCTCACCACTCTCGACCCGCACACCGCGCTCGTCGTGATCGACCTTCAGAAGGGCATCGTCGCCGCCCCCACCCAGCCTCACCCCGCCGCAGACGTCGTGGCCCGCAGCGCCGAACTCGCCGACGCCTTCCGCTCGCACGGACTCCCCGTCGTCCTGGTACGCGTCTCCGCCGCCGCCGACGGATCGGACGCCACCCCCGGCCGCACGGAGGCCGGTCACGGTCGCGGCGGCCAGCGGCCCGAAGGCTGGGACACCGTCGTCGACGAACTGTCCGGCCACCCCGAGGACATCACCGTCACCAAGCGGAACTGGGGCGCCTTCTTCGGCACCGACCTCGACCTCCAGTTGCGCCGGCGCGGCATCACCCAGATCGTGCTGACCGGCGTGGCCACCAGCATCGGCGTGGAATCCACCGCCCGCGCCGCCCACGAGCACGGCTACCACGTGACTCTGGCCACCGACGCCATGACCGATGTGGACCCGGAGGCGCACCGCAATAGCATCGACCGGATCTTCCCCCGCCTCGGTGAGAGCGGCACCACCTCGGAGATCGCGGAACTGCTGGCGAAGACCCGCGCCTGAACCTCCCTCAGGCCTCCGGCACTGGGTGGCCGGCCTCAATGCTCTGGCCGTCGCTCAGCCGGAACGGCTCCCACTGCGGCGGCTGCCGGGTGGGGGCTGCCGCCTCCAACGGGCTGAGCAGGAACCCGACGTGGTCCCCGCCCTCCGCGAGCCCCTCGACGCGCCCGACGAACCAGGCCGCGGCGTCGTCCAGGACGACCGTACCGGCGGGGCCCTCGTGCCAGCCGACGCCGGCGAACTTGTCCACTTCGTCGCCCGTCAGCCCGCCGAAGTGCTTGGCCAGCGCGTACTGTTCGCGGGCCAGCAGGTGGACCGCCAGGCTGTCGGCCTCGCGTGCCACGTGGTACGTCCGGTTGGCCGTGGACAGCCACACCATGAAGCGCACCGGCACGAGAGAGCACTGCGAAGCGAATCCGACGAGGCAGCCGGCCCGCTCCCCGTCGGCCACGGCCGTCACGATGTACATCGGATAGTCCAGGCGGTCGATGAACGACTCCATGGCGGTCACGATGCTCACCCTCCCTCGTGGTGCGCGGGCTGCGTCCAGGCGACCACGTTAGTGACCCCACGGCAGCCCGTCGGGCTGCCGCTCGGCCGATCGGCGCAAGGTTTCGGCACGAACCGGCCGGGCCGCGTGTACTGGGTGTAGGGGCAGCGGCGCGGGGAACCCGGGCGAGGTGCGGGCCCGACGCGCCGTGCACCAGCGGCGCTCACTCGCCCGCACTCCGCACGAGCCACCGTTCGAAGGGACTCCGTCACCATGGAAAACATCTGGGCCTACCCCGAGGCGGCCGCGTATCAGCCGGGTACCGACCTGACCGGGTACAAGGTCGAGGCGACCGACGGAAGCATCGGCAAGGTCGACAAGCACTCGGAGGCCGTCAGCTCCTCCTACATCGTCGTCGACACGGGCCCGTGGATCTTCGGCAAGCACGTCCTGCTGCCGGCCGGGCTGCTGACGCGCATCGACGTGACCGAGCAGAAGATCTACGTCGCCTGCACCAAGGAGCAGATCAAGGACTCCCCCGAGTTCGACAAGGAGAAGCACCTCGGGGACCCGGCCTACCACGAGCAGATCGGCGGCTACTACGGCGGACCGCACATGTGAGGTCCCCCAGCCCACGCTGCCCGGCCGCTGTCCGCGGCCGGGCAGCGCTGTCAGCGGCGGGTGTTCGGCGGTGCGTCCGTGATGTCGAGGAAGACCTGGTCGGCTGTCGGCCAGGTTTGCGCCACGGACGCCTTGATGCGTTCGCAGACCAGCTCGACGTCCTCGCTGTCGAGCCCGGGACGCAGGTCGATGCGGGCCGCCACCAGCGTCGAGTCGAGGCCGAGCCGCATCGTCAACAGGTCGGCCACGCGGTCGATTTCGGGCTGGTGGTCGAGCAAGGCGCGGATGCTGTCCCGCAGTTCCGGATCGACGGCTTCGCCGATCAGCTGGTCGCGGGCGTCCTTGCCGAGCCGGTAGGCCACGTACACCAGGAGCAGTCCGATGGACAGCGAGGCCGTGGCTTCCCAGACCTCCCGGCCCGTGACCATGTGCAGGACCATCCCGGCCAACGCAAGGAGTACCCCGAGCACCGCGGTGCTGTCCTCCGCGACGACGGTGCGCAGGGCCGGGTCGCTGCCGATGCCGCCGCGCTGGCCGCGTACCTGGTGCAGGGCGCGAAGCAGTGAGCCGCCTTCGGCCGCCAGTGACACGCCCAGCACCGCGAGCCCGGCCACGTAGCCGACCGTGGACTCGCGGTGGTGGGAGTGCAGGGCCCCGATCCCCTGGACGAAGGAGAAGCAGCCGCCCATGACGAAGATGCCGACGGCGGCGAGCAACGACCAGAAGTACCGTTCCTTGCCGTAGCCGAAGGGGTGCCGCTGGTCGGCCGGGCGGCGGCTTCGCCGCAGCGCCGCGAGCAGGAAGACCTCGTTCATGCTGTCGGCCACGGAGTGCGCCGCCTCCGAGAGCAGCGCGGGCGACCCGGCCACCAGCCCGGCTGCCGCCTTGGCGGCGGCGATGAAGAGGTTGACCCCGAGCGCGACGAGAACGGTCACCCGCGTCCTACGGTCCTTCGCCTGCCCGCTCACCGCTCCACGCCTGAGCGGTATACGACTTGACGGCCCGTCACCTGGCGAGCGTGATCGTCATCGGCGGCCGCTGCTACGGGAGTTGGCGTACTCACGGCGTTTGCGCGTGGATGCGCTCTCCTCGCCGTCGGCCGCCGTCCCTTCCTCGTCGGCGTACTCATCGTCGCCTTCCTCGTCGTCGTACGTCTCAGAGGATCCGCCCTCGTCCTCGTACGTCTCAGGAGACCCTTCCTCGTCCTCGTACGCCTCGGAGGATTCGTCCTCGGCCCCGTACGCCTCGTCGGGTTCGCCCTCGCTCTCACCCTCGCTCTCGCGACCGTCGTACTCCTCGTACTCCTCTTCGGGTTCGTCCTCGTAGGCACTGTCCGCCTCGGGGTCGCCGTCGCTCTCCTCGGAGTTCTCCGGCTCCCGTTCCGCTTCCTCCTCGGCGACCGCGTCCTCGTGGCTCACGACCACTTCGCCGTCCCTGATCTCACCGCGCCAGCCGTCCTCGGCCTCGCCGCGCAGGGTGATGTGCCGCGCGAAGTTCTTGAGGTCGAGCCGGGCGCGCCGGCCCTGGGAACGCCAGATGTTGCCGGTCTTCTCGAACAGGCCCTTGGGGTAGTACTCCATGACGAGGAGGACCCGGGTGAGGTCCGGGCCGAGGGCGTGGAAGGTGACGACGCCCTTGACGGTGCCCTTGGCGCCCTCCGAGGTCCACGAGATGCGCGAGTCCGGCACCTGTTCCGTGGTGCGCGCCTTCCAACTGCGGCTGGACCAGAAGACCTTGACCTTCCAGTCCGATGTGGTGTCGTCGGCGACGGTCGCGCTCTTCACCCCCTTCGCGAAGGTGGAGAACGACTGGTACTGGGTCCACTGGTCGTAGGCCTCGCGCACCGGGACGCCCACGTCCACGGACTCCATGATCACGGTGGGCCTGCGGCCGCCACCGCCCTTCTTCCGCTTGCCGCCGAGCCCCTTGAACAGGTCCTGCGCGCCGTCCTTGAGGTGGGAGGCCCCGAGCTCGACGGCGGTACGGACCGGGCCCTTTCCCTCGGCGACCTTGCGGCCGCCTTCGAGAGCGAGCTTGGCGAAGCCCGGACTGCGGCCCTCGGCGATGTCGTTGAGCTTGACCGTGCTCTCGCCGAGCTTGTGGCCCACGCCCACCAGGAGCCGCTCGCCCTGGGCGAGCAGATAGGACTGGAGTTCCGACTTGAGGCGGTCGGTCGCGGCGCTGCTGGTCAGGGGGTTCTTCGACTCAGTCACGGCCGTCACCGCCCCGGCTGCTGCGCCGGCTCGACGCCTTCTTGGCGGGTGTCCGTTTGACGGTGCGCTGAACGGACTTGGCGGTCTTCTTCGCCGCGGAGGACTTGGGAGCGGACTTGGCGGTGCCGCCCGACTTGCCCGCGGCGGAGGACCTGGCGGACTTGGCCGATGAACTCCTGGCGGCGGAGGCCTTCTTGGCCGGAGCCCGTTGCCTCCGCCCCGCCGACCCCTCGCCACGCCCCGCCGAAGTCCCGTCCTCGTCCTCGTTCTCCCCCTCGTGCTGGTCGCCGTCCTCGTCCTCCTCCTCGTCCGAGGCGGCGGAAACGTCCGGAGTCACTCCCGAGATGCGGTCCTGTACGTCCAGTGTCCGGTCGTGCAGCCGGTCGGCGAGGCCTTCGATCTGCCGGTTGAGGAGGGCGCCCGTGGCTGCCTTGCCCACCCCGCGCAGATCCTCCCGCAACTGGTCGCCGATCTCCTTGAACTGCGGATTTTCGGCCAGTTGGGCCGTCGCGAAGTCCGCCAGCGCCCGCGGGTTCAGCTGGAGTCGCTTTCCCATGACCAGCGTCCCGATGCCGAAGGCGAGCTTCGCCTTCTTGGTCCGTCCGAGCAGATAGCCCGCGCCCACCGCGAGCCCCAGTCCCAGCCGATTGTTCATGCTTGCCCGTCCTCTTCTCCGTGTCGCGGTCTCGGTGCTCTGTCGTCCGTCGTCCGTGGCCACCAATCCCCGTACCTGTCGCCGCGCGTTCCGGCGCGGCCGCCACGTCACTCCACGAAGCTGTAGGGCGGCAGCGGGCCGTTCAGCTGGAGTACGAGCCGGGGGTTGTCCGACTGGAGCGCCCGCACCGCCGAGATGAATTCGTCCTTGTGCTCGCGCGCCACCAGGAATGACATGTTCGCCAGCCAGCCGCTGCTCTCGGGCCCGGGGCTGGTGTCCTCGGCGACGCCCGTGAGGACCTGGCCGATCAGGGCCGCGTCGCGGGCCTCGCACTGCTGCACTGCCGCGACGACGAGTTCGCCGAGCCGCAGCTTCTGTGCCTGACTGCCGCCTCCGGCCTTCCTGTTGGCCTCACTGAGCGTCCGCAGTTCCGGGTTCTCGGCGAGCACCTGGTGCAGGACGGCCTCTTCGTCGTGGGTGGCCTTCACGTTGTACTCGACCCTGCCGTCAAGGGAGTTGAGCCGCTCCAGGTAGTGCTCCTCGCGCTCGGCGAGCACCGAGGCCACGGCGTCGTCGTCGGGTGCGATGCCGCCGAACCGCATCGGCAGGACGACACCTGCCGCACCCGCCACGGCGAGGACACTCTGGTGCGCGAGGAGATCGCGCCGCTTGGGCTTCAGGTCTTCCGGGGCATCACTCACCAGGGCGACCAGCGCGCCGCGCTCCACTGTGCGTACCGGGCGCGGCGGGTCGCCGACACCGCTGACGTCACCGGTCAGCGGGGGCGGGGAGTTACGGGCTATGCCGTAGACGTAGGTGCTCATTCCTGCTCCTCCTTCCGGCGCGAGGTGGTGCGCCGAGCACGCGGCTTGGGCTCCGGCTGCCCCTCCTCGCGGGCCTCCTTGAACGCGTCGGAGATGGTCTGCGCGGCGCCCGAGAGCGCTCCCTTGGACTTGCCGCGCGCGCCGGATTCCGTGATCTCGCCCACCAGGTCGGGCAGACCCGGATCGCGGTGCGGGCCGGCCTCCAGGTCGAGGCGGTTGCACGCCTCGGCGAACCGCAGATACGTGTCCACGCTGGCGACCACGACCCGGATGTCGATCTTCAGGATCTCGATGCCGACGAGGGACACCCGCACGAACGCGTCGATCACGAGCCCGCGGTCGAGCACGAGCTCCAGAACGTCGTAGAGACCACTGGTACCGCCGCTGCCGCCTTGCTGTGCCGGGACGACCGTCATTGCGTACTACCTCCTTGTGATGTGTGTGCCGGGGGCCGTCGGCCGACCCCCGGCACGGGAGACCGCGAGTCGGCGGCCGGCCTCCGCCCCTCATGGCCACCGCCACCGGGACACACTCATGCGCGTGCCCGGCCGCGAGGCATCGGGGACGGCGGGATCCGGCCACCCAACTCCGGTTCCGTCCAACCGAGTTCACTGGGATGTGTGCATTGACACCCTCACCGTGAGAGCAGGTTCATCACACCGGGTAGCCAGCAAGGCCAGAGCCAAACCCGACGGCCAAAACTGGCGAAATTACGGAGTGTCACGCACGTGAGATTCGCTGATCGTTGGGGCATGACGACTAGCAGGGGCTTTGCGTATCGACTTCTCTTCACGATCCCCCCAGAAGTTACGGAGAGTGAGATATCGCGTGCGGGGCGCGACATCCAGGCACCTGGCGCACAGGGAGACGGGCAGGCACGACGTGGGCGCAGACGAACTGGCCTTCCGGCTACGGACTCGCTCCGTGGAGGGCACCATCATCATCGAACTGCACGGCGAGCTGGACATGCTGGCGCATCTGGAGCTCGGCCCGCGCGTGCACGCACTGACGCGACTGGCCACCCGGGGTGTCGTGGTGGATCTGCGTGCGGTGACATTCCTTGACGCGGGCGGCATTCGCCTTCTTTTGACGGTGCGTCAGGAAATGGTCCGCCGGGGAGGTGAACTGCGTCTGATACGCGGCATACCGCAGATATCGAAGGTGCTGCGGATCGTTCGCCTGGACGAGGTGTTCACCGTGCTCGACGGGCTCCCCACCGCCCTGGCGGACGGCGCGACCACCACCACCCAGGACCCTCCCCCCGGTACCCCTGTTCCGCTGTGCTGAGGGGCGCTTGCGCCGTTGTTCCGCCGGTGTGACGGGTACGGCGGCGGGTCGCCGGGGCCGTCCTGGCCTTGACAGCCGGTGTCCGGGTGAGCAGACCGCTTCGTTCGGGGCATGAGAGAGACAAGGCGGCCACAGAGGAGGACATCGTGATGTCATCGCACGCACACCGTCCGGGAGCGCCGGGCTCCGCCTCCAGGTCCACGGCCCGGCGTTCCGCGCAGAACGAGACACTGACCGCCGCGGGGCGGGCGGGATTCGGCGCCCGCGGCCTCGTGTACGTCCTCATCGGCCTGCTGGCCATCCGCATCGCCATGGGAAGCGGCGGTGGCGAGGCCGACCGGCAGGGCGCGCTGCGCGAGATAGCCGCCCGGCCCTTCGGGAACGTGCTGCTGTGGGCGCTGGTGGCCGGCTTCGGTGGCATGGCGCTCTGGCGCGCCTCGCGAGCCGTGCCGCTCAGGGGGCCCCACCGCAAAACCGGATCGCGACTGCTGGACGGCGGCCGGGCGCTCTTCTACGCCTTCGTCTGCTGGGGAACCGCCGCGTTCGCCGCCGGACGGGGTGGGGGCGGCGGGGGCGCTGGTGGAGGCGACGCCAAGTCGCGGGACTGGACGGCCTCGGCGCTGAATCTGTCCTACGGCCGGGTCCTGGTCGCCGTCGCGGGCTGCGTGGTCATCGGCATCGGCCTGACACTGGCGGTGCGGGCCGCCCTGCGCCGGTTCCTGCGGCAGTTGGACACCGGGGCGATGAGCCGGCGTACGAGGGAGATCGTCACCGGCCTGGGCGTGGGCGGCGGCGTGGCGCGGGGCATCGTGTTCGCCGCTGCCGGGCTCTTCGTCCTGGTCGCGGCGGTCCGCTTCGACCCGAACCGGGCGAAGGGCGTGGACGCGACGCTCCGCAGCTTCGCGCACACGCCCGCCGGTCCCTGGCTGCTGGTCGCCGTCGCGACCGGACTGATCCTCTTCGGCGCCTTCTCCTTCGCCTCGGCCCGATGGCGCCGCCTATAGACGACGGTGTATCCGGCCCGATCCCCAAGCCCTGGACGCTTGGCGCTTGGCGCTTGGCGCGGCCGGTCGTCGAGCAACATCCCCCGAGGTGTCAATTCCTGTACAATCAGGAGGAGTTGAGCATGTCCAGACGCTACGGTGGAAACCCCGCGGCTACGATCATCATCGTCATCGCGGACCTGGCGGCGCTGATTCTGCTCCTGTGGATATTCTTCTTCCTGCTCGACGCCAACACCGCCAACAGTGTGGTGTCCTGGGTCCACAGTGCCGCGGACTGGCTGGCGGGCTGGTCGCGCGACATGTTCACCGCGAAGTCGGACAGCTGGCGCACCGTCCTCAACTACGGCCTGCCCGCCGTCGTCTACCTGCTGGTCGCCCACGCGGTGGCCGGCCGGGTGAACCGCCCCTGACGCAGAGCGCCGGTGCGCCCTGGCAGGCGGGAACACAGGGCACCACACAGGCCCGAGCCCCGAGGCAGCTCGGGCCGTGCGCGAGGGGGCAGCGCGCGAGGACAACCGGCGGATCGGATCACGGCCGGGGACGGGGACGGCGGATCAGGGCTGGGGACAGCCGGTGATCACGGCCAGGGACGGCCGGATCAGGGCCGGGGTCGCCCTGATCACCGGATACGCCCTAGGCTGGTAGCCAACCCCCGGCAGCGACAGGATCCGCTCCGAGGAGGCACACGGTGACCAAAGACCCCGGCAATCCCACCGACCCCGCCGCAGAGCCCCGCCCGCAGTCCTCGGGGCCGGGCACTCGCACGGTCGGGCGGCGCCGCTCCCCCGCGCCCCCGCTGTCCACCGCCGCACGACGATCCGCGCTCCCCGGCACGGACGAGGTACGCACCGTCGCCCTCACGGGAAGCCTGGGCCTCACCACGGTTCCAGCCGCACGGGAGCGGCTGCTGCGCGCGTGCGACGGTCCCGGCATCAGCCTGCTGCTCGACCTGTCCGGCGTCACATCCTGCGACACCCTGGGCCTCGGGCTGCTCGTGGCGATGGCACGCAGGGCGCGGTCCTTCGGCAGCGGCCTGCGCCTCGTCGCCCCGAGCCCGGCCGTGGCGCGGGCACTGGAAGACAGCGGCCTCATCCGGCTGTTCTGCGTCTGCCCCGACATCGATACGTCGGCGCGCACACCAGCCACCGGGCCACCCGGCCCGGTCCTCCCGGAAGCCGCCTAGGCGTGTTCCTTGAGGCTCGCTCCGGGTCTCCGTCGAAGACGTGCCTGGGATGCACTCGCTTCCCGCGGGGCGAGGCTTCCCGACAGCGGAACTGCCGCCTGGCGGCGTGCCGTTGAGACGCACGCCTTCGGCGGCGTAGCGAGAGCGTCAATATCGGCCACCCGCGCGTCAGCACCGCGACAACGGGCGGCCAACGGCCCGTTCGCACACCTACCGTCGCCACTATGGGAAGACGGACCCCTCGCAGCGCCGCGAAGCGACTTCCGACCGCGGCCGACGGTCTCGTGCACGACACCACCTGGGCCGGTGACGCTC
Coding sequences:
- a CDS encoding TetR/AcrR family transcriptional regulator, with product MSETMGRRERKKAATRQSLADAALKLFLERGYDQVGIKDIADAADVSTTTLFKHFPGKEALLFDEDAGQEAALVAAVRERPAGCSVPAALCDHILRNKIDPRDGNPEFIRFVELVDATPALRDYSHRMWLRHEVALAHAIAEDIGAPEDDPACAALARFALETLGLARDQADSRKAVESAFELLEHGWQAASPTRN
- a CDS encoding LysR family transcriptional regulator substrate-binding protein — translated: MTGSQESPSFRLAYVPGVTPSKWVRIWNERLPDVPLTLSTVSAAEAPDVLRGRGADAGFVRLPIDRSELSAIPLYTETTVVVVPKDHLVAAVEEVSAEELADEIVLHPLDDTLDWERPPGRSALERPATTEDAIELVAAGVGLLVVPQSLARLYHRKDLTYRTITGVPESRVALSWPEEEVTPDLVEEFIGIVRGRTVNSSRGRTPTPPQPKKKRPDKGGAPRKPAAGKSTGKPTGKGARGASGAPKGAKRGKPRRKS
- a CDS encoding DUF5997 family protein; the encoded protein is MTSHQTTQTMKPATAAKKLGVYLEATPAEFQEGVVSRAELNALQADPPQWLQELRRTGPHPRPVVAAKLGISIAGLARGGVTEALTTEQIDALKQDNPEWLQKERATQAEVRKEAVRIKEKNKEKEAQQADQPRAPRS
- a CDS encoding MarR family winged helix-turn-helix transcriptional regulator, giving the protein MDDIADGISTSALRAARDVRVVFNRLRRRLREVADIQDLTPSQVSALALVDKSGAASASALAAAEGVRPQSMAATLAALDQQGLIQRRPDPQDGRRQLVTLTEAGRERAAGNRQARVEWLTRALQDRCTEEERGTIIEAMALMERLAQP
- a CDS encoding hydrolase, producing MALTTLDPHTALVVIDLQKGIVAAPTQPHPAADVVARSAELADAFRSHGLPVVLVRVSAAADGSDATPGRTEAGHGRGGQRPEGWDTVVDELSGHPEDITVTKRNWGAFFGTDLDLQLRRRGITQIVLTGVATSIGVESTARAAHEHGYHVTLATDAMTDVDPEAHRNSIDRIFPRLGESGTTSEIAELLAKTRA
- a CDS encoding flavin reductase family protein; the protein is MTAMESFIDRLDYPMYIVTAVADGERAGCLVGFASQCSLVPVRFMVWLSTANRTYHVAREADSLAVHLLAREQYALAKHFGGLTGDEVDKFAGVGWHEGPAGTVVLDDAAAWFVGRVEGLAEGGDHVGFLLSPLEAAAPTRQPPQWEPFRLSDGQSIEAGHPVPEA
- a CDS encoding PRC-barrel domain-containing protein, whose amino-acid sequence is MENIWAYPEAAAYQPGTDLTGYKVEATDGSIGKVDKHSEAVSSSYIVVDTGPWIFGKHVLLPAGLLTRIDVTEQKIYVACTKEQIKDSPEFDKEKHLGDPAYHEQIGGYYGGPHM
- a CDS encoding cation diffusion facilitator family transporter gives rise to the protein MSGQAKDRRTRVTVLVALGVNLFIAAAKAAAGLVAGSPALLSEAAHSVADSMNEVFLLAALRRSRRPADQRHPFGYGKERYFWSLLAAVGIFVMGGCFSFVQGIGALHSHHRESTVGYVAGLAVLGVSLAAEGGSLLRALHQVRGQRGGIGSDPALRTVVAEDSTAVLGVLLALAGMVLHMVTGREVWEATASLSIGLLLVYVAYRLGKDARDQLIGEAVDPELRDSIRALLDHQPEIDRVADLLTMRLGLDSTLVAARIDLRPGLDSEDVELVCERIKASVAQTWPTADQVFLDITDAPPNTRR
- a CDS encoding SRPBCC family protein, whose amino-acid sequence is MTESKNPLTSSAATDRLKSELQSYLLAQGERLLVGVGHKLGESTVKLNDIAEGRSPGFAKLALEGGRKVAEGKGPVRTAVELGASHLKDGAQDLFKGLGGKRKKGGGGRRPTVIMESVDVGVPVREAYDQWTQYQSFSTFAKGVKSATVADDTTSDWKVKVFWSSRSWKARTTEQVPDSRISWTSEGAKGTVKGVVTFHALGPDLTRVLLVMEYYPKGLFEKTGNIWRSQGRRARLDLKNFARHITLRGEAEDGWRGEIRDGEVVVSHEDAVAEEEAEREPENSEESDGDPEADSAYEDEPEEEYEEYDGRESEGESEGEPDEAYGAEDESSEAYEDEEGSPETYEDEGGSSETYDDEEGDDEYADEEGTAADGEESASTRKRREYANSRSSGRR
- a CDS encoding DNA primase produces the protein MNNRLGLGLAVGAGYLLGRTKKAKLAFGIGTLVMGKRLQLNPRALADFATAQLAENPQFKEIGDQLREDLRGVGKAATGALLNRQIEGLADRLHDRTLDVQDRISGVTPDVSAASDEEEDEDGDQHEGENEDEDGTSAGRGEGSAGRRQRAPAKKASAARSSSAKSARSSAAGKSGGTAKSAPKSSAAKKTAKSVQRTVKRTPAKKASSRRSSRGGDGRD
- a CDS encoding GvpL/GvpF family gas vesicle protein; amino-acid sequence: MSTYVYGIARNSPPPLTGDVSGVGDPPRPVRTVERGALVALVSDAPEDLKPKRRDLLAHQSVLAVAGAAGVVLPMRFGGIAPDDDAVASVLAEREEHYLERLNSLDGRVEYNVKATHDEEAVLHQVLAENPELRTLSEANRKAGGGSQAQKLRLGELVVAAVQQCEARDAALIGQVLTGVAEDTSPGPESSGWLANMSFLVAREHKDEFISAVRALQSDNPRLVLQLNGPLPPYSFVE
- a CDS encoding gas vesicle structural protein GvpA — translated: MTVVPAQQGGSGGTSGLYDVLELVLDRGLVIDAFVRVSLVGIEILKIDIRVVVASVDTYLRFAEACNRLDLEAGPHRDPGLPDLVGEITESGARGKSKGALSGAAQTISDAFKEAREEGQPEPKPRARRTTSRRKEEQE
- a CDS encoding STAS domain-containing protein, yielding MGADELAFRLRTRSVEGTIIIELHGELDMLAHLELGPRVHALTRLATRGVVVDLRAVTFLDAGGIRLLLTVRQEMVRRGGELRLIRGIPQISKVLRIVRLDEVFTVLDGLPTALADGATTTTQDPPPGTPVPLC
- a CDS encoding DUF1206 domain-containing protein, with the translated sequence MSSHAHRPGAPGSASRSTARRSAQNETLTAAGRAGFGARGLVYVLIGLLAIRIAMGSGGGEADRQGALREIAARPFGNVLLWALVAGFGGMALWRASRAVPLRGPHRKTGSRLLDGGRALFYAFVCWGTAAFAAGRGGGGGGAGGGDAKSRDWTASALNLSYGRVLVAVAGCVVIGIGLTLAVRAALRRFLRQLDTGAMSRRTREIVTGLGVGGGVARGIVFAAAGLFVLVAAVRFDPNRAKGVDATLRSFAHTPAGPWLLVAVATGLILFGAFSFASARWRRL